Proteins found in one Amycolatopsis umgeniensis genomic segment:
- a CDS encoding DUF3592 domain-containing protein, giving the protein MTAKAERVRRIGWYAALVVASLVTVLCVSLLFAAFRNDSAIEAELGQATAQVESVTFDRTIINYATPDGIVHSPANGVLYPAGLAAGQLVNIEYDVGDPELARVAGRSASNTLLPLGSMIFFTWLVAGPLLWWIRRLNTRSRAESRA; this is encoded by the coding sequence GTGACGGCCAAAGCGGAGCGGGTGAGGCGCATCGGGTGGTATGCCGCCCTCGTTGTCGCCTCACTCGTCACCGTGCTCTGCGTCTCGCTGCTGTTCGCCGCGTTCCGCAACGACAGCGCCATCGAAGCCGAACTCGGCCAGGCGACGGCGCAGGTCGAGTCGGTGACATTCGACCGCACGATCATCAACTACGCCACCCCCGACGGCATCGTGCACAGCCCGGCCAACGGCGTGCTCTACCCGGCCGGGCTGGCCGCCGGGCAGCTGGTGAACATCGAGTACGACGTCGGCGACCCGGAACTCGCGCGGGTGGCCGGGCGCTCGGCGTCGAACACGCTGCTGCCGCTGGGCAGCATGATCTTCTTCACCTGGCTGGTCGCCGGGCCGCTGCTGTGGTGGATCCGGCGGCTGAACACCCGGTCGCGCGCCGAGTCCCGCGCCTGA
- a CDS encoding inositol monophosphatase family protein: protein MTLLSSRPPQPVEPGLLSRALEVAGRLANDATDVITATAGRGAQPDPNDSPFDWVTDTDRILERHTRRVLTAEFPGIPVVGGEFGADHGADVAEYRWVVDPVDGTANYVAGVPWCAYSLALIDASGPVVGVVADPYRAQIYAAARGRGARANGKPITLTDRRGTAGAIVCTELTRKGVWPGMGQFIERAAAAHAGVRVLGSAALAIAQVALGHAAAAVLHNYREWDVAGSVALAIEAGAVVLDRHGEGSALPVDALLVAAPGVADEVLGWWQESVG from the coding sequence ATGACCCTCCTGTCGTCAAGGCCGCCTCAGCCCGTCGAGCCAGGGCTGTTGTCGAGGGCCCTCGAAGTGGCCGGGCGGCTGGCCAACGACGCGACCGACGTGATCACCGCGACCGCGGGCCGGGGCGCCCAGCCCGATCCGAACGACTCACCCTTCGACTGGGTCACCGACACGGACCGGATCCTCGAACGTCACACCCGCCGGGTGCTGACCGCGGAATTCCCCGGCATCCCCGTCGTCGGCGGTGAATTCGGCGCCGACCACGGTGCCGACGTCGCCGAATACCGCTGGGTGGTCGACCCTGTCGACGGCACCGCGAACTACGTCGCCGGCGTCCCCTGGTGTGCCTACAGCCTCGCCCTGATCGACGCTTCGGGGCCGGTGGTGGGCGTGGTCGCGGACCCGTATCGCGCCCAGATCTACGCGGCCGCGCGCGGCCGCGGCGCGCGGGCGAACGGCAAGCCGATCACGCTGACCGACCGTCGCGGGACAGCCGGGGCGATCGTCTGCACGGAACTCACGCGCAAGGGTGTCTGGCCGGGAATGGGCCAGTTCATCGAACGGGCCGCCGCCGCGCACGCCGGGGTCCGGGTGCTGGGCTCGGCGGCGCTGGCGATCGCGCAGGTCGCGCTGGGGCACGCGGCCGCGGCGGTGCTGCACAACTACCGCGAATGGGACGTCGCCGGCTCGGTCGCGCTGGCCATCGAGGCGGGAGCCGTGGTGCTGGACCGGCACGGGGAGGGCTCGGCCTTGCCTGTCGACGCGCTTCTGGTCGCGGCGCCGGGGGTGGCCGACGAGGTGCTGGGCTGGTGGCAGGAGTCGGTCGGCTGA
- a CDS encoding glycosyltransferase family 1 protein — protein sequence MRVAIVTESFLPQVNGVTNSVLRVVEHLRDRAHDVLIIAPGPGPGEYLGAPVVRIPALDFPGVNSLPIGVPTRTVLTALADFGPDVVHLASPFVVGARGLAAARRLRVPCVAVYQTDIAGFAAAYGFGIAARAAWRWVRRLHSRADRTLAPSSDSVEQLRLHGIPRVHRWARGVDIERFSPAHAVPALRAELAPNGELLVGFVGRLAPEKEVERLTALAGVDGVRVVVVGDGPELPMLRDRIPGAAFLGARYGEELSAAYASLDVFVHTGPHETFCQAIQEAMASGLPVLAPNAGGPKDLVLPGRTGYLLPADRAGFSTALVEKVNDLRDDALRARLGEKARKVVLNRTWPAVCRELVGHYEAVQGKIARAA from the coding sequence GTGCGAGTCGCGATAGTCACCGAAAGTTTCCTGCCCCAGGTGAACGGCGTGACCAACTCCGTGCTCCGCGTCGTGGAACACCTCCGCGACCGTGCGCACGACGTGCTGATCATCGCCCCGGGACCGGGTCCCGGGGAGTACCTCGGCGCCCCGGTCGTGCGCATTCCCGCCCTCGACTTCCCCGGCGTGAACTCCCTCCCGATCGGCGTGCCGACCAGGACGGTGCTCACCGCGCTGGCCGATTTCGGACCGGACGTCGTGCACCTGGCGTCGCCGTTCGTGGTCGGCGCCCGCGGTCTCGCCGCGGCGAGACGGCTGCGGGTGCCGTGCGTCGCGGTGTACCAGACCGACATCGCCGGTTTCGCCGCCGCGTACGGCTTCGGCATCGCCGCCCGCGCGGCCTGGCGCTGGGTGCGCCGCCTGCATTCGCGGGCCGATCGCACGCTCGCGCCGTCGTCCGATTCGGTGGAGCAGCTGAGACTCCACGGGATCCCGCGGGTGCACCGCTGGGCGCGTGGCGTCGACATCGAACGGTTCTCGCCGGCCCACGCCGTTCCCGCGTTACGCGCCGAGCTGGCGCCGAACGGCGAATTGCTGGTCGGTTTCGTCGGCAGGCTGGCGCCCGAAAAGGAGGTCGAGCGGCTGACCGCGCTCGCCGGTGTCGACGGGGTCCGCGTGGTCGTCGTCGGCGACGGGCCGGAGCTGCCGATGCTGCGCGACCGGATCCCGGGTGCCGCGTTCCTCGGTGCCCGATACGGCGAGGAGCTTTCCGCCGCGTACGCGAGCCTCGACGTCTTTGTCCACACAGGACCGCACGAGACGTTCTGCCAGGCCATCCAGGAGGCGATGGCGTCCGGGCTGCCGGTGCTCGCGCCGAACGCGGGCGGCCCGAAGGACCTGGTCCTGCCCGGCCGCACCGGCTATCTGCTGCCCGCCGACCGGGCCGGGTTCTCGACGGCGCTGGTGGAGAAGGTGAACGACCTGCGTGACGACGCGTTGCGCGCCAGGCTGGGGGAGAAGGCGCGCAAGGTCGTGCTGAACAGGACCTGGCCCGCGGTCTGCCGGGAACTCGTCGGCCACTACGAGGCGGTTCAAGGCAAGATCGCTCGCGCGGCTTAA